The Syntrophorhabdus sp. genome includes the window CGGAAGTGGGTTACGTGGGCAGGGACGTGGAGTCGATGATCAGGGACCTCACCGAGCTTTCCGTGAACATGCTCAAGAAGGAAGAGCACGAACGGGTGAAGGAGAAGGCCACGATCATGGCCGAGGAGAGGATCCTCGATCTCCTTATCCCGAAGAAACGGACGAGCACGGCGGGCGAGGAGGAGGAAAGCCCCGACCAGTCGCGGGAGAAGATGCGCATGCGCTTCCGGGCAGGCACCCTCAACGACCGTCTCGTGGAGCTCGAGGTTCCCGACCGGGCCCTCCCTATCATAGAGATATTCTCTTCCCAGGGGATGGAAGAGATGGATATGCAGCTTCGGGACATGTTCGGAAACATGCTTCCCCAGAAGACCAAGCGGCGCAAGATGAAGGTCGGCGAGGCTTACGAGCACCTTATCCAGGAAGAGTCCCGCAAGCTCATCGACATGGACAGGGTCACCTCCGATGCCGTCGACCGCGTGGAGCAGTCGGGGATCATCTTCCTCGACGAGATCGACAAGATAGCGAGCCGCGACCACGGCCACGGTCCGGACGTTTCGCGCGAGGGCGTCCAGAGGGACATTCTCCCCATCGTGGAAGGAACGACGGTCACCACCAAGTACGGCATGGTGAAGACGGACCATATACTCTTCATAGCCGCGGGGGCCTTTCACATGTCGAAGCCCTCGGACCTCATACCCGAGCTGCAGGGCCGTTTTCCCATCCGGGTCGAACTCGACGCCCTGACGAAGGACGATTTCTACCGGATCATCACGGAGCCCGACAATGCCCTCATCAAACAGTACCGGGCGCTCCTCAAGACAGAGGACGTGGAGCTTCAGTTCGACGAGGAGGCCATCAGGGAGATCACGGATATAGCGCAGAGGATAAACGAGATGACGGAGAACATAGGCGCCCGGAGGCTCTACACGGTCATGGAGAAGCTCCTCGACGACATCTCCTTTACGGCGCCGGACCTCAAGGGCCAGAAGGTCGAAGTGACTAAGTCCTACGTCCGTGAGAAATTGGGCGAATTTCTGGACAAAGAGGACTTGAGCAGGTACATACTCTAACGATCGGAGTCCCATAATGAGTGAAAAGATACAGACGCTTCTGGAAGCACTTCCCTATATCAGCAAGTTCGCCGGGTGCATATTCGTTATAAAGTACGGCGGGGCGGCGATGGAGGAGGAATCCCTGAAGAAGGAGTTCGCGAAGGACGTGGCGCTCCTCAAGTATGTCGGGATCAATCCCGTCATCGTCCACGGCGGGGGCCCCATGATCGGAAGGCTGCTCAAGGACCTCCAGATACCCACGCGCTTTGTCAACGGCTTGAGGGTCACCGACGAGAAGACCCTGGAGGTGGCGGAGATGGTCCTGTCGGGTCTCGTGAACAAGGAGATCGTCAAGAACATCAACGATATGGGCGGTAAGGCCATCGGTCTTTCCGGCAAGGACGGGAGGCTTCTCATGGCGAAGCAGGTCGAGGACAGGGAGGTGGGCCTCGTAGGAGAGATCACCTCCGTCGATGTCGCCATCA containing:
- the hslU gene encoding ATP-dependent protease ATPase subunit HslU gives rise to the protein MKQLTPKEIMEELDRFIIGQNKAKKAVSVALRNRWRRQMIPADLRDEVAPKNIIMIGPTGVGKTEIARRLAKLANAPFLKIEATKFTEVGYVGRDVESMIRDLTELSVNMLKKEEHERVKEKATIMAEERILDLLIPKKRTSTAGEEEESPDQSREKMRMRFRAGTLNDRLVELEVPDRALPIIEIFSSQGMEEMDMQLRDMFGNMLPQKTKRRKMKVGEAYEHLIQEESRKLIDMDRVTSDAVDRVEQSGIIFLDEIDKIASRDHGHGPDVSREGVQRDILPIVEGTTVTTKYGMVKTDHILFIAAGAFHMSKPSDLIPELQGRFPIRVELDALTKDDFYRIITEPDNALIKQYRALLKTEDVELQFDEEAIREITDIAQRINEMTENIGARRLYTVMEKLLDDISFTAPDLKGQKVEVTKSYVREKLGEFLDKEDLSRYIL
- the argB gene encoding acetylglutamate kinase yields the protein MSEKIQTLLEALPYISKFAGCIFVIKYGGAAMEEESLKKEFAKDVALLKYVGINPVIVHGGGPMIGRLLKDLQIPTRFVNGLRVTDEKTLEVAEMVLSGLVNKEIVKNINDMGGKAIGLSGKDGRLLMAKQVEDREVGLVGEITSVDVAIIKDISRHGYIPVIAPIADGVDGRAYNINADTAAGSIAAALSAEKFILLTDVQGVMGADGKLISVLKRSEIEKLIDDNVVTGGMIPKVTCCTEALKGGVREAHVVDGRTPHAILLEVFTDSGIGTEITGD